In a single window of the Ruminococcus albus 7 = DSM 20455 genome:
- a CDS encoding response regulator transcription factor, producing MQDILVIDDDIYIGDMLEEALRKEGYGVSRAYSGTEALLLVGQKKPDLILLDLMLPGLSGEELLPKIKGIPVIVVSAKADVADKVGLLMAGASDYVTKPFNIAELIARIAVQLRMAQSKGDTNALTFGDLTLYCDTLTAVIDGEEIRLTRTECAILKLLMQSPNTPVGRTTILDKISIDTPDCTERSLKQHISNMRKKLEAVNGHDYIEAVYGIGFKMR from the coding sequence ATGCAGGATATTCTGGTCATCGATGATGATATATATATCGGCGATATGCTGGAGGAAGCACTGCGTAAGGAGGGTTACGGGGTTTCAAGGGCTTATTCTGGTACCGAGGCTCTGCTGTTGGTCGGTCAGAAAAAGCCTGACCTGATACTGCTTGACCTGATGCTTCCGGGACTGAGCGGAGAAGAACTTCTGCCAAAAATAAAGGGCATACCCGTGATAGTAGTGAGTGCAAAGGCTGATGTTGCCGATAAGGTTGGGCTGCTTATGGCAGGGGCTTCTGACTATGTTACAAAGCCGTTCAATATAGCCGAACTTATTGCAAGGATAGCCGTTCAGCTGAGAATGGCGCAGTCAAAAGGTGATACCAATGCGCTGACATTCGGTGATCTGACGCTGTACTGCGATACGCTGACCGCCGTGATTGACGGTGAAGAGATCAGGCTGACGAGGACTGAGTGTGCGATACTGAAACTGCTGATGCAAAGCCCGAACACCCCTGTTGGCAGAACGACGATACTCGATAAGATAAGCATAGATACCCCCGATTGCACCGAGAGGTCTTTAAAACAGCATATAAGCAATATGCGCAAAAAACTGGAAGCTGTGAACGGTCATGATTATATTGAAGCTGTGTACGGGATCGGCTTCAAGATGCGCTGA
- a CDS encoding diguanylate cyclase, with the protein MTIVEKDRCCGCRACLQICPKKAISTYDDNYGFEQIVIDEQKCVHYILEKPVEHYNDSEYPDEVKWLFKSFSYGTECINIPEKEQSISTYEVFNNPRLVSDRTRILIAADLFSAQTQYGLALLEPESSEFIDELELVTYQLSSAVRTLDILKNLNAILTETRLALAMANDYQYIYCIDTKNGSYIEYQRESADKDFSIKNKGTNFFNDCQKACSRIIYEEDRVLFRDMFSKESFMKKLDEGELFGFDYRYEKGDVLRFHRLKTIIGTDENEGTVFIGVTDIDTQKRREIEMKEALFKDSLTGVKNKSAYSNTEKKMNALIKENICEDFSVFVFDLNDLKKINDNFGHDEGDKYIRSGSSLICKTFKHSPVFRIGGDEFACILKDSDYENRVQLKKQIREQIEYNKLHGCVVIAVGSADYIPNKDNCLLDVFKRADKEMYEDKSRLKNS; encoded by the coding sequence ATGACAATAGTTGAGAAAGATAGATGCTGTGGTTGTAGAGCTTGCTTACAAATCTGTCCTAAGAAAGCTATTTCGACGTATGATGACAATTATGGTTTTGAACAAATTGTTATCGATGAACAAAAATGTGTTCATTATATTCTTGAAAAGCCTGTCGAACATTATAATGATTCAGAATACCCGGATGAAGTAAAATGGCTTTTTAAATCATTCAGCTATGGAACTGAGTGTATTAATATCCCCGAGAAAGAACAGTCAATAAGCACCTATGAGGTATTTAACAATCCCAGGCTCGTATCAGACCGTACAAGGATACTGATAGCAGCAGATCTGTTCTCTGCGCAGACACAGTACGGATTGGCACTTCTTGAACCGGAAAGCTCTGAATTTATAGATGAACTTGAGCTTGTGACCTATCAGCTCAGCTCAGCCGTCAGAACGCTTGATATACTTAAAAACCTGAATGCTATCCTTACCGAAACGAGGCTTGCCCTTGCTATGGCTAATGACTATCAGTATATATACTGCATTGATACAAAGAACGGCAGTTACATAGAATATCAGCGTGAAAGTGCAGACAAGGATTTTTCGATAAAGAACAAGGGCACAAACTTTTTCAACGACTGCCAAAAAGCCTGCAGCAGAATAATATACGAAGAAGACCGTGTGCTTTTTCGTGATATGTTCAGTAAAGAGTCATTCATGAAAAAGCTTGATGAGGGCGAACTTTTCGGCTTTGATTACAGATACGAAAAGGGAGATGTTCTAAGATTTCATCGTCTTAAAACAATAATTGGCACAGATGAAAACGAAGGAACTGTGTTTATAGGTGTTACGGATATAGATACTCAAAAGCGCCGAGAGATCGAAATGAAAGAAGCACTATTCAAAGATTCGCTTACAGGTGTAAAGAACAAATCTGCATATAGTAATACAGAAAAGAAAATGAATGCTCTTATTAAAGAAAATATATGTGAGGATTTTTCTGTATTCGTTTTTGACCTAAATGATCTGAAAAAGATAAACGACAATTTCGGGCATGACGAAGGTGATAAATATATACGCTCAGGCTCATCGCTGATATGCAAAACATTCAAACATTCACCCGTTTTCAGGATAGGCGGAGATGAATTTGCCTGCATTCTGAAAGACAGCGACTACGAAAACAGAGTACAGCTCAAAAAACAAATAAGAGAGCAAATTGAATACAATAAGCTGCACGGCTGTGTAGTTATTGCTGTCGGCAGTGCAGATTATATACCCAATAAAGACAACTGCCTGCTCGATGTATTCAAAAGAGCAGATAAAGAAATGTATGAGGATAAGAGTCGTCTAAAAAACAGTTGA
- a CDS encoding adenylyltransferase/cytidyltransferase family protein, whose protein sequence is MKKYKIGYTTGVFDMFHIGHLNILKRAKEQCEYLIVGVSTDELVAEYKHKKPIIPYEERSEIVNAIKYVDKVIPQTSMDKLIAWEELHFDALFHGSDWKGSNMYDEIEAKLKTVGSEMVFLPHTDGTSSTLLSEKLNKI, encoded by the coding sequence ATGAAAAAATATAAAATCGGATATACTACAGGAGTTTTTGATATGTTTCATATCGGACATTTAAATATATTAAAAAGAGCTAAAGAACAATGTGAATATTTGATTGTGGGAGTATCAACGGATGAATTGGTTGCTGAGTATAAACATAAAAAACCGATTATTCCGTATGAAGAAAGAAGCGAGATTGTTAATGCAATTAAGTATGTTGACAAGGTGATTCCTCAGACCAGTATGGATAAACTTATTGCATGGGAAGAATTGCATTTTGATGCTTTGTTTCATGGAAGTGATTGGAAAGGCTCCAATATGTATGATGAAATTGAAGCGAAATTAAAAACAGTTGGCTCTGAGATGGTATTTTTACCTCATACAGATGGAACTTCCTCAACTTTACTTTCAGAGAAACTCAATAAAATTTGA